The Arachis ipaensis cultivar K30076 chromosome B07, Araip1.1, whole genome shotgun sequence genome includes a window with the following:
- the LOC107606090 gene encoding uncharacterized protein LOC107606090 — protein sequence MEPANVVFDKLKAVAKSGNEFFHGLFDPRRNPIQILKRLNREAFSDIMKLRDRQEKVERLLSFYKSSKGGPFQESTTHVRGRVDMQDALLIMDSLDQQSLDAITTSRIRTGIGSKFIFETNIGQDTLAAEFVTSQNGKDHPNDVLEMPLSLAKLSYTKNVNDWLSLTAIPIGAKCRDVGIASNSSDEGLTDFSSFGPPLLNLHNGSGIGITVRKSNIIASLAQFVAGLGMPTGTNTMESISSTFGKIVSEFSWGKLSLLGLQRVPLQFTQFRKVGAHMIPIVLSRQHKVSETVPEVSPWVGARTQVSTGSIALMAESELADFVKLGGWIEMKDPNFNSVQWALTMSDVSEDPLGWGVSLSGMIGDSTSDHFQAESYLKFNMGNKLCLKPGVAYVMHGDSMVAALMLRSEWSL from the exons ATGGAGCCTGCAAACGTAGTGTTCGACAAATTGAAAGCCGTCGCTAAATCCGGAAACGAATTCTTTCATGGACTCTTCGATCCTCGTCGCAATCCG ATTCAAATCCTCAAACGTTTAAACCGAGAAGCATTCTCTGACATTATGAAACTCAGAGACAGACAAGAGAAGGTTGAGAGGTTGCTTTCCTTCTATAAATCATCCAAGGGAGGTCCCTTCCAGGAATCTACCACTCATGTAAGAGGAAGGGTCGATATGCAGGATGCTTTATTGATTATGGATAGCCTTGATCAACAGAGCTTAGATGCCATTACTACGTCCAGAATAAGAACCGGCATTGGATCAAAGTTCATTTTTGAAACCAACATTGGGCAGGATACTCTTGCTGCAGAGTTTGTGACAAGTCAAAACGGGAAGGATCACCCCAATGATGTCCTTGAAATGCCACTTTCTCTAGCAAAACTCAGTTATACTAAAAATGTTAATGATTGGTTATCTCTGACGGCTATCCCAATAGGAGCTAAATGTAGAGATGTTGGAATTGCTTCAAATTCTTCCGATGAG GGCCTTACGGACTTCTCCTCTTTTGGACCTCCCCTTCTAAATTTGCACAATGGTAGTGGTATTGGCATAACTGTGAGGAAGTCAAATATAATTGCTTCATTGGCTCAATTTGTTGCTGGACTTGGAATGCCAACTGGGACTAATACAATGGAGAGTATATCCAGCACTTTTGGGAAAATTGTATCTGAATTTTCTTGGGGGAAGCTGTCTCTTCTGGGTCTTCAACGAGTGCCTTTACAATTTACGCAATTTAGAAAAGTTGGAGCTCATATGATTCCAATAGTCTTGTCCAGGCAACATAAAGTATCCGAGACAGTACCTGAAGTATCACCATGGGTGGGAGCAAGGACACAGGTCTCAACTGGTTCCATTGCTCTGATGGCGGAGTCTGAACTTGCCGACTTTGTAAAATTGGGAGGCTGGATCGAGATGAAAGATCCAAATTTCAATTCTGTTCAGTGGGCTCTAACCATGTCTGATGTTTCTGAAGATCCGCTTGGCTGGGGCGTTAGTCTCAGTGGGATGATTGGAGATTCAACCAGTGATCATTTTCAGGCTGAATCCTATCTAAAATTTAACATGGGTAATAAACTTTGCTTGAAGCCTGGCGTTGCATATGTGATGCATGGGGATTCCATGGTAGCTGCTTTAATGCTTCGCTCTGAATGGTCCCTATGA